In Asterias amurensis chromosome 4, ASM3211899v1, one genomic interval encodes:
- the LOC139936272 gene encoding uncharacterized protein yields the protein MDTIRGGWCVLPVLMLAISSFMTISSRHTSIAPWCVMIDYVLVGFEDAINQTKTQKLCHNACKDLGWCESSNYKMASGQCQLLNASHYDDSGSLVSSKGWVYSFTCIKPAKPAGQKSQDYPCLDKTSNNQDYPIFLTPEEYPSANLTQARERCAQCDMQLCSLTQLQAAYEAGYRKDNWGLYDTPGRDVKVMSCKDHGWFFTPGECYYTEKGEEESSIPNTPRPEDTLPAYCCYRHGDV from the exons ATGGATACCATACGGGGAGGTTGGTGCGTTTTACCCGTACTCATGCTAGCGATATCATCGTTCATGACAATCTCATCCCGTCATACGTCTATAGCTCCATGGTGTGTTATGATTGATTATGTATTAGTGGGTTTTGAAGACGCAATCAATCAGACTAAGACGCAGAAATTATGTCACAATGCTTGCAAAGACTTGGGTTGGTGTGAATCTTCAAACTACAAGATGGCATCAGGTCAGTGTCAGCTCCTTAACGCTTCACACTATGATGACTCTGGAAGCTTGGTGTCAAGTAAAGGCTGGGTGTACTCCTTCACCTGTATCAAG CCTGCGAAGCCTGCCGGACAAAAAAGTCAAGACTACCCGTGTTTGGATAAGACAAGCAACAATCAAG ACTATCCTATCTTCTTAACACCGGAGGAGTATCCCAGTGCCAACTTGACACAGGCCAGAGAGCGTTGTGCACAGTGTGATATGCAATTGTGTTCATTGACCCAGTTGCAAGCTGCCTACGAGGCCGGTTACCGTAAAGACAACTGGGGCCTGTACGACACCCCAGGACGAGACGTGAAGGTGATGTCATGCAAGGACCATGGCTGGTTCTTCACGCCAGGGGAGTGCTACTACACAGAAAAAGGTGAAGAGGAAAGCTCAATCCCAAACACACCAAGACCAGAGGATACCCTGCCGGCTTACTGTTGTTACAGGCATGGAGACGTGTGA